AATTTTAACAAAAACCATACCAAAACCATGGCAGAGAAAATTACCAAACGAGAAGCTGATTATTCTGAATGGTACTTAGACATCATCAAAATGGCTGATTTAGCTGAGCATTCAGACGTAAAGGGTTGTATGATTATCAAACCTTACGGCTATGCTATTTGGGAAAAAATGAAAGAAGTGTTGGATAAAAAATTTAAAGAAACAGGACATTCCAATGCCTATTTCCCACTTTTTATTCCAAAATCTTATTTGAGTAAAGAAGCAAGTCACGTTGAAGGCTTTGCAAAAGAATGTGCTGTTGTAACACATTACCGATTAAAGGTTGATGAAAACGGTGGCGGAATAGTTGTTGATCCGGAAGCAAAATTGAGTGAAGAACTTATTGTGCGCCCAACTTCTGAAACCATCATCTGGAGTAGTTATAAAAAATGGATACAATCATATCGTGATTTGCCTATACTGATTAATCAATGGGCAAATGTGGTGAGATGGGAAATGCGCACCAGATTATTTTTACGCACGGCAGAATTTTTATGGCAAGAAGGGCATACCGCTCACGCAACCAAAACTGAAGCAATTCAGGAAACTGAAAAAATGTTAGACGTTTACGCCTCATTCGCTGAAAACTATATGGCAATGCCGGTTATCAAAGGACTTAAAACAGAGAACGAACGTTTTGCAGGCGCTGATGAAACGTATTGTATTGAAGCAATGATGCAAGATGGTAAAGCACTTCAAGCCGGTACCTCACATTTTCTGGGACAAAATTTTGCCAAAGCATTTGATGTAAAATTTGCAGATAAAGAAGGTAAACAAGATTTTGTTTGGGCTACCTCATGGGGTGTTTCAACTCGGTTAATGGGGGCTCTCATCATGACGCATTCAGATGATCAGGGTTTGGTTTTGCCTCCTAAGCTTGCCCCAATTCATGTAGCTATAGTTCCTATCTTCAGAGGGAATGAAGAACTTGAGAAGATTAAAGCAAAATCACAACCATTAATTGATGAACTGAGAGCAAAAGGCTTGACGGTTAAACTAGATGATGACGATCAAAAACGCCCGGGTTGGAAATTCGCTGAATACGAAGTGAAGGGCGTACCTGTTCGCATTGCATTAGGTATGCGTGATTTGGAAAATAATCAAGCGGAAATTGCTCGCAGAGATACGCAAGAAAAAAAGCTAATATCACTGGATGGCTTATCTGATTACATCGTAAAATTACTGGATGAAATTCAGAACAATCTCTTTGAGCGGGCTCTCAAATTCAGAGATGCTTCTATTGAAAAAGTTGATAGTTATGACGATTTCAAAAAGAAAATTGATCAAGGTGGATTCTTCCTCGTTCACTGGGATGGAACAAAAGAAACTGAAGAAAAAATAAAAACAGAAACTAAAGCTACCATTCGTTGTATTCCGCTAGATTCAACAGAAGAAAATGGATTGTGCATGGTTACCGGAAAACCTTCAACACGAAGGGTTATTATGGCAAAAGCGTATTAACATATTATGGCAGAACATTCACGAAAAGAATACCTGATTCAGCTTTTAAAAAGTCGTTCAGTTCTTAAGCAAGATATTTATAAAAATACATTGAATTGGTTTGCTGTATTTAAAGAAGAAGTGCAACATTGCCTGAATTTACTTGCTAAAGAAATTGACGATCCACGGGTTAGACTGCGTTTTGTAGACCGGGGAGAAGCAGAGGCGCACTTGTATATTGGAAGTGACATTTTGATATTTCACATGCACAGCAACGTGTTCAGATTTTCAGAATTTGATTTCGCAACTAAAACTTCATACGTGAAAGAAAATCCTGAGAATGCATTTTGTGGTGTGATTCATATCTATGATTTTCTTGCAGATTCTTATGAATACAGTAGATTAAATGATACTGGTCTTTTGATCGGACGATTATTCATTAACCGTGATAATCATTTTCAACTTGAAGGTAAAGGACAATTAGGTATGTTATATCGTGACTTCATGAATAGTCAATTATCACGTGAAATAATTCAAGATGTCATTTATCACGCTGC
This genomic stretch from Crocinitomicaceae bacterium harbors:
- a CDS encoding proline--tRNA ligase; protein product: MAEKITKREADYSEWYLDIIKMADLAEHSDVKGCMIIKPYGYAIWEKMKEVLDKKFKETGHSNAYFPLFIPKSYLSKEASHVEGFAKECAVVTHYRLKVDENGGGIVVDPEAKLSEELIVRPTSETIIWSSYKKWIQSYRDLPILINQWANVVRWEMRTRLFLRTAEFLWQEGHTAHATKTEAIQETEKMLDVYASFAENYMAMPVIKGLKTENERFAGADETYCIEAMMQDGKALQAGTSHFLGQNFAKAFDVKFADKEGKQDFVWATSWGVSTRLMGALIMTHSDDQGLVLPPKLAPIHVAIVPIFRGNEELEKIKAKSQPLIDELRAKGLTVKLDDDDQKRPGWKFAEYEVKGVPVRIALGMRDLENNQAEIARRDTQEKKLISLDGLSDYIVKLLDEIQNNLFERALKFRDASIEKVDSYDDFKKKIDQGGFFLVHWDGTKETEEKIKTETKATIRCIPLDSTEENGLCMVTGKPSTRRVIMAKAY